The region CAACGCCGCCAGACTCGGTGAATGGAACGAACGGAACCGCCAGCGCGATCGCGGCCGGTGCTGGCGGCAATCACACGTGCGCGATCCAGGCGGTCAGCGGCCAGGCAGTCAGCGGCCCAGTCATTTGCTGGGGCGACGACTCCTACGGCCAATCGACGCCGCCCCCTTCGGTGATCGGTGCGAACGGCGCCCAGGCGATCGCAGCCGGCGGTCGGCACACCTGTGCGATTCAGGCCGGCACCGGCACCGGCGCCGTCGTCTGTTGGGGCGACGACACCTCCAACCACCAATCGACGCCGCCCGATTCCGTCAACGGGACCAGCGGAACCGCCACGGCGGTCGCGGCCGGCGACTCTCACAGTTGCGCGATCCGGGCGGGGACGGGCGCCGTCGTCTGTTGGGGTGCCGACTTCGCGCACCAGGCGACGCCGCCCCCTTCGGTGATCGGTACGAACGGCGCCCGCGCGATCGCGGCTGGTTTGAATCACACCTGCGCGATCCAGGCAGTCAGCGGCGCAGTCGTTTGCTGGGGCGAGGCAGTCGAAGGCCAATCGACACCGCCCGACTCGGTGAATGGAACGAGCGGAACCGCCACGGCGATTGCGGCCGGGGTCAATCACAGCTGCGCGATCCGCGCGGGAACGAGCGCCGTCGTCTGTTGGGGAAGAAACGACGCTGGCCAGTCGACCCCACCCGGCTCGGTGGACGGTACGAGCGGCGCCGCCGAAGCGATCGCGGCTGGCGCCTACCACACCATCGCAATTCCGGAGCCTTCTTCGGATCTCCTCCTCCTCGCCGGCCTGGCGTCGCTGTTCGGGGCGCACAAGGCAAAGAAGCGGGCGTGGCGTCTCCGAGGGAGTGCGCCCTCAAGCTCGTAGAGACGCCAAGGGATTTCCGGTGCCATCCCATGCCGCCCTGTGCGGCGCGCTGCGGGTTCCGCGCCATCGGGCTCGTCCAGCCCGTTCGGCACTTTTCGATCAGGGCGGGAACATTCTACGTGTCTTCGGGAACAGGTCAGGGACTGGGTCGTGTCCGATTCTGGTGGAAATGCGATCTAACGCTTCTTCCGGAAGAGGTTCGTTCGAATAGCACGTGGCTCCCTCAGGCCGCCCTTCTCTGAGCGATCGGGCTTGCGAGCGCGACACGCACGAGATGCGGTGCATCGATCTTGCGCAGTTTGATCTGCCCGCTGGCCACGAGGCCGTAGAGCAGCACCATCGCGGCTTCCTCGGTCGGCAGCGAGCCCTGCGTCTTCACGCGCCGTCGGAACTCCTCGTTGAGTCGCTCGATCGCGTTGGTGGTGCGCAAGCACTTGCGCTGCTCGGCCGGGAAGGCGAAGCAGGTGCTGATACTCAACCGGATCAAGGATGGATTATGAATAGGATCTCTCTCTGGCTTGTGCTCGTCGTGGGTCTTCTGCTCCCGTCTCACCGTTCGCTCGCCTTAGGAGAGGTCTTTAAGGTCGAAACGAGCGGGACCCAGGTCTGCGGCAATTTCGACACAACGAAGTTCAACGCAAAGAACAATGTTGATCTCTGGGTTCGCATCGACAGTACGGAGCAGCTCACGATTTCATTGACGCCCGATTTCGCGACCGGCGCGACCCTTCCGATGGTCGCGGATAGGACATTCAAGCGGGGATACAAATGTCCGAGAGGGGTCGTTATGTCAAATGGCCAGCGCCTATGTGCACGCGGCGAGCTTCGATCGCTTCGACCCCGACCACGACGGCGTCGTGACGCACGAGGAGTTCCTGCGCGATCGCGCGCAGGCCCGGAGTCAATGAGCGGCGATCAGAGCGGCGACCAGCCGCTGTCGTCCTCGCCGGTATCGGGCGACTGCGAGTGATCGGCTTCCGCTTCGGGCGGCGGCGGGGGGAGCGCCCCGATCTGCTGATCGAGGTCCGACTCGCGCGCGGCCTCCGCGCGCGTCGCCTCGGGCGAAGCAATCCCTGCCGTCGGCGAGCCGAGCACGATTCCGAGGGACGGCAGCCCCGACCACCCGGCCGCCCCGCCCAACGGCCCCGAGAGGGGACCCGGACCGAAGTAGGGGCTCGGCGCGATGAACGGGCTCGGACCCAAGAAGCCTGGAACCGCGGGTCCGAACGCACCGGGAGAGCCGAACTGCGGTGCCAAGATGGGAACGAACGCGAATCCACCGGGTCGGCCCGCCGAGCCGCCGTGGTGCCCACCACCGTGTCCGTGGGCGGAGGCCGCCGCGGGAGCCACTGCGATCACCGTGGCCAGGAGGATCGGAGCGATGCTCAAGTCGCGCATGGTGCGCCTCGCGAGCCGACACACCCCAAACCCATGCTACCCCGTGTGCGGCACAGACGCTCAAGCTCGAGGCGCCGACGAAAGAGGCCCCGGAGACGGAGGTTGCTTCGCTCCGACTGGAGTTGCCTGAGTTTCGTGGACACCTTCAGACTTTGGAAGGAAGGAGTTCACGATGCCGAAGAGTCATCCTCCCTACCCGCCGGAGCTGCGGCGTAGGTTGGTGGAGATGGTGCGAGCCGGGCGTAGCCCGGCGGAGCTGGCCGAGCAGTTCGAGCCGTCGGAGCAGTGCATCCGCAACTGGGTGAAGCAGGCCGATCGTGACAGCGGGAAGCGTCACGACGGATTGACGACGGCGGAGAAGGACGAGTTGGCGCTTCTGCGGCGGGAGAACCGTGCGCTCCGTGAGGAGCGGGCGATCCTGGCAAAAGCCGCGGCCTGGTTCGCGCGGGAGACCGGAAAGATCCCGTCCGGATCTACGAATTCGTGAGCGCACACCGGGCCGAGCACAGAGTCACCACGATGTGTCGCGTGCTGGAGGTCTCCGCCAGCGGGTATTCCGCGTGGCAGAAGCGCCCGGCTTCGAGGCGGGCACAGCAGGATGGTGTCCTGTTGCGAAGGATCCGAACCATTCACGAGGCATCTCGACAGACCTATGGGGTGCCTGGCGTGCTTCGAGAGCTGAGGGACGATGGTGTCGCGGTGGGTCGGGATCGGGTGGCGCGACTCATGCGGCTTGCGGGATTGCAAGGTGTCTCGCGGCGGCGCTTCGTGACGACGACGCAGCGAGACGAATCGGATCGGCCGGCGCCGGATCTGGTGGAGCGTCGCTTCGAAGCGGAGGGACCGAACCAGCTCTGGGTCGCCGACATCACCTACATCCCGACCTGGGCGGGGTTCCTGTACCTGGCCGTGGTGCTCGACGTGTGGAGCCGCAAGGTGATCGGCTGGACGATGGCGACGCATCTGCGCACCGAGCTCGTGCTCGAGGCCCTGCAGATGGCGATCCAGCAGCGGCGGCCTTGCAGCGTGATCCATCACAGCGACCAGGGCTGCCAGTACACGTCGTTCGCCTTCGGCAAGCGCTGCGAGCAGCTCGGCGTGCGGCCCTCGATGGGCAGTGTCGGCGATGCCTACGACAACGCCATGGCGGAGAGCTTCTTCGCCACGCTCGAGTGCGAGCTGCTCGAGCGCACGCGCTTCGAGACGCAGGCGCAGGCGCGGCTCGCGAACTTCGAGTGGATCGAGGGCTGGTACAACCCGCAGCGGCGTCACTCGTCGATCGGATATCTATCCCCGAACGAGTTCGAGCGACGTCACGCGCCGTCCGGAGAACTCGGGGCTCCGCCCCGAACCCCGATCCAGAACGAGATGCTGAGAGCACGGGAAGGTCTTGTGCTCGAAAGCGATCAACCGTCCACGCAACCCAGGTAACTCCAGGCCAGCCCATGTGACTCGTGGCTGCAGCGGTCCTGGCGCCCGATCACGATGCTGACCTTCCTGGGCCTCGTCGTGGCCGACTCGTTCGGCTGG is a window of Candidatus Eisenbacteria bacterium DNA encoding:
- a CDS encoding EF-hand domain-containing protein, whose protein sequence is MASAYVHAASFDRFDPDHDGVVTHEEFLRDRAQARSQ
- a CDS encoding transposase — translated: MRREQKTHDEHKPERDPIHNPSLIRLSISTCFAFPAEQRKCLRTTNAIERLNEEFRRRVKTQGSLPTEEAAMVLLYGLVASGQIKLRKIDAPHLVRVALASPIAQRRAA